One segment of Fusarium falciforme chromosome 13, complete sequence DNA contains the following:
- a CDS encoding 2OG-FeII-Oxy-3 domain-containing protein — protein MTDEHEPIPNAPDSTTGTFEPEDSQSDAESAASNLSTNPYCAGLKEELLTALSNIQASGSFASFAGISNTPPALFVDGVGDVTMPLSESQARQLIARAHQAAYGKRSETLVDTAVRNTWELDAEQFAFRDPAWGGFIKSLCAHTSQRLGINTPTRAEIHKMLVYEKGAMFKAHTDGWSDYDHSTEKIPGMFGTLVVSLPSAHQGGDLVLKHCGEKKVFKTSEWAQAFACWYSDVSHEVLPVTSGYRWVLTYNLALDQTLPRPSATGLQRSQFRPLRQTLRRWLAEDQESRKQKYLYHVLDHDYTEANASLNALKAQDLARVQALKEACRKLPADIFLALLEKQEMGSVEDDYYDRGYRRRGYWDDYDDEDESGFHTLEEVFELSYKVKTLVDLEGRIVTKDLHLDEDDILEEDCFEDLEAEEEYEGYMGNSGPTATHWYRVTAVAIVPRDSATSYFDCSKQTYCSLSHNFYSPIGYYARACLLPQAGESSATALLKLWEQAWGERNKKRYGSLDGEAMRDVLKVAVQRGLYDLFEKAAVRHQGLLLPDFFSWVRQWLGTGDGDPNERFNAIKKGYVAQLNRLGTCCRLRKLNNGRLCFAISGYPYFADHFRAIANLVPIPEDATASDNTHTPRRVLGWVRSTLRSCLDGCVGRGLGGDDGTALVDSALYFSDPSAFLSQTATSIVDRKRDAAAFCLRFLARLEQQSTKGTLPVESSMNLYRTITSYFIRMADFEQVKSEVRVRAAAKRARLSGTGQDTKAQLRTAISHETLADFFSTILRTSAEGDGLLAQLVSKLVAEAPGLLGLELHYFWLPFLRSLIPILTSNAIPLDTERYQKLFSTFFKAYLDNFVGLEPGNNQDLVRNGVRCSCFDCGVLNGFLTDPARMIGHFPVNKQRRMHLHRQLDSSGVDCTHETERSGSPQTLVVTKTFRHQVKRHQDWASRRTLAATKIGIFEHDHLRLLLGPDYFAIVHMERISAAHQARAPAAASTTGQPRQPLADTSQQGTSQPPVVGEKRKLPPAEYEIIDLTSD, from the exons ATGACAGACGAACACGAACCAATACCCAATGCTCCCGACTCTACTACTGGGACCTTTGAGCCCGAGGATTCCCAGAGTGATGCCGAGAGCGCTGCAAGCAACCTAAGCACCAACCCCTACTGTGCTGGTCTTAAAGAAGAACTCCTCACCGCTCTCTCGAACATCCAGGCCTCAGGATCATTCGCATCGTTCGCTGGAATATCTAATACCCCGCCGGCCCTGTTTGTCGATGGAGTCGGCGACGTCACGATGCCGCTCAGCGAGTCCCAGGCGCGCCAGTTGATCGCAAGGGCACATCAGGCGGCATACGGCAAGCGAAGCGAAACTCTCGTCGACACAGCCGTCCGAAACACCTGGGAATTAGATGCAGAACAGTTCGCGTTTCGAGATCCAGCTTGGGGGGGTTTCATCAAGTCTTTGTGCGCCCATACCTCCCAGCGTTTAGGTATCAACACACCCACCAGGGCCGAGATCCATAAGATGCTTGTCTACGAAAAGGGTGCCATGTTCAAGGCGCACACGGA TGGCTGGTCTGACTATGACCACAGCACGGAGAAGATTCCTGGCATGTTCGGCACGCTTGTAGTCAGCCTGCCGTCGGCGCACCAAGGCGGGGACTTGGTACTGAAGCACTGcggcgagaagaaggtcTTCAAGACGTCCGAATGGGCGCAAGCCTTCGCCTGTTGGTACTCGGACGTGTCGCATGAGGTTCTCCCTGTCACGTCGGGCTACCGCTGGGTCCTGACTTACAATCTCGCGCTCGATCAGACTCTGCCGCGTCCATCGGCGACGGGCCTGCAGCGGTCCCAGTTTCGGCCTCTCCGTCAAACTCTAAGGCGGTGGCTGGCCGAGGACCAAGAGTCACGCAAACAGAAGTACCTCTACCATGTGCTCGACCACGACTACACGGAAGCCAACGCCTCGCTCAATGCATTGAAGGCCCAAGATTTGGCTCGTGTCCAAGCTCTCAAGGAGGCATGCAGAAAACTCCCTGCCGACATCTTCCTCGCGCTgctggagaagcaggagaTGGGGAGCGTTGAGGACGATTACTACGACAGGGGTTATCGCCGGCGCGGCTACTGGGACGactacgacgacgaagatgagtCCGGCTTTCATACACTTGAGGAAGTTTTCGAATTGAGCTATAAAGTCAAGACTCTTGTCGACTTGGAGGGCCGTATCGTGACAAAGGATCTGCAcctcgatgaagatgacattCTCGAAGAAGACTGTTtcgaggatctcgaggcGGAAGAAGAGTACGAAGGGTATATGGGGAACTCG GGACCAACGGCGACTCACTGGTATCGCGTGACG GCCGTCGCCATTGTCCCTCGCGACTCCGCCACCTCTTACTTCGATTGTAGTAAGCAGACATATTGCTCTTTGTCACATAACTTCTACTCCCCGATCGGCTATTACGCCCGAGCCTGCTTGCTACCACAGGCCGGGGAGTCTTCGGCCACTGCGCTTCTGAAGCTCTGGGAGCAAGCGTGGGGCGAGCGGAACAAGAAGCGCTATGGCTCGCTAGATGGAGAAGCCATGCGGGACGTTCTCAAGGTCGCAGTACAGCGTGGACTATATGACTTGTTCGAAAAGGCTGCTGTCCGTCATCAGGGCCTCCTATTACCGGACTTCTTCAGCTGGGTGAGGCAGTGGTTGGGtactggtgatggtgatccCAATGAACGGTTCAATGCTATTAAAAAGGGGTATGTTGCTCAGCTGAACCGACTCGGAACATGTTGTCGCCTTCGGAAGCTTAACAATGGCAGATTGTGCTTTGCTATTTCGGGGTACCCTTATTTCGCCGACCATTTCAGGGCGATCGCGAATTTGGTGCCCATTCCCGAGGATGCTACCGCTTCGGACAACACGCACACACCCCGGCGCGTCCTCGGTTGGGTTCGTTCAACGCTCCGCTCTTGCCTGGATGGTTGTGTGGGCAGAGGCCTCGGCGGAGATGATGGAACAGCCTTGGTTGACTCTGCACTTTACTTCAGTGACCCCTCCGCTTTTCTCTCGCAGAC CGCAACGTCTATAGTCGATAGAAAACGAGACGCCGCGGCGTTCTGTCTAAGATTTCTGGCTCGACTGGAACAGCAAAGCACCAAAGGTACCCTGCCTGTGGAAAGCTCTATGAACCTCTATCGGACCATAACGAGCTATTTCATCCGTATGGCGGATTTTGAGCAGGTAAAAAGTGAGGTTAGAGTACGGGCAGCGGCTAAACGGGCACGCCTCAGTGGCACCGGACAAGATACAAAAGCTCAACTCCGAACAGCCATCAGCCATGAAACGCTAGCCGACTTCTTCTCTACCATCCTCAGGACAAGTGCAGAAGGAGACGGTCTCTTGGCGCAGCTCGTCTCCAAGCTCGTTGCAGAAGCTCCGgggctccttggtctcgaaCTCCACTACTTCTGGCTGCCCTTCTTGCGGTCTCTCATCCCCATCCTCACATCCAACGCCATACCCCTTGATACGGAACGCTATCAGAAGCTCTTTTCAACCTTCTTCAAAGCTTACCTTGACAACTTCGTGGGGCTTGAGCCTGGAAACAACCAAGACCTTGTGCGGAATGGTGTGCGCTGTTCCTGCTTTGACTGCGGGGTGCTAAATGGCTTTCTTACTGATCCGGCGCGGATGATCGGCCACTTCCCGGTCAATAAACAGCGGCGTATGCACCTGCACCGGCAGCTCGACTCTTCAGGTGTCGACTGCACTCACGAGACGGAGCGGTCGGGCTCACCACAGACTCTGGTGGTGACCAAGACTTTCCGACATCAAGTGAAGAGGCATCAGGACTGGGCGTCGCGTCGAACGCTGGCCGCCACAAAGATCGGAATTTTCGAACACGATCACCTTAGACTGCTACTCGGCCCGGACTACTTTGCCATTGTCCACATGGAACGAATCTCGGCGGCGCATCAGGCTCGGGCCCCGGCCGCAGCGTCGACGACAGGCCAGCCTCGTCAGCCGTTGGCAGATACCAGCCAACAAGGCACATCGCAGCCGCCGGTTGTTGGAGAGAAGCGGAAGTTGCCGCCTGCGGAGTATGAGATCATTGATCTGACCAGCGACTAG
- a CDS encoding Zn(2)-C6 fungal-type domain-containing protein — MASMSPLNTATSASGASSNGGSVSPQQTASSKNVAFEVLFLDSPQYRARLPMRVQIYPHDTTDSIVTTVKNFYGLYSGPTVSKGVSFEDEHGNTLIARYENFRNNMVVYVRVIEEPPANPAAYSLHPYHSALISGHPYYGDHGHPAHQAQRFAQDISRPSPRSSWRRSPSPNTARGRRSASVRANGKKGRSRSSKNPSSTARGHTELYSNSIPGYSSADEHGSAYGKSKEQQPTTDISVENIVEGGCRKRAKFESSELPPLAPPQMPVATSNPSVSPARRVEPHRPAMPYVQPHQNPFTHPRPLQSPQGYTNGASHSYMYSTPGPDGRRSRGSIGYASNGSAIGILPTPDPTIGSCMSKEDKDVAIQLMRLGEMSNISHGRTSASTLDDTFSGRANVASSTGATSDGESKREPELPPARRQKLDASGAIDKAYQTTEVHFMAPPETAEASGNDADYEDGADDSLLSNGKSKLVKTNKAPTKHKSSASISGSTSSKTTKDPRTSNNTKAKKLPATANSPMSPASMPPSRKQSVASAGQVAPIPSEEELPDLSTKLRCQRCRKSKKVYHHHTLIPTFGLRPPNVGGKPVLNVDNLRVTLTFNIAYDTGIFPGERHRIQLAGCYQLMCYTGPDGPIKELFGQKAVQSSSSDASEDEALDEDSEQLNGLLSQDPKALCYEDILMMVRHPVTGQSIPAMTIKFIHRKGADNKPEPNLFYVTPTKKLLFCAVRTILNIALRNQAFDVPSVTNASRLFGTKPPRFIQCIPFRWKQFKLKMPGFRRYRGATLSETEAFPYSKLRDDMGQQSLGSGHENRWTPKFARRGAANAANGDAPDSVRDQMIRHDPRAFLEEKQQSQLFRLSAHVSLTRDPQATDMVLQEVYASLPLGPKIVELEEQCAQLKRGKDRIEGHEDEEKIRKLTSEIRTKRAQREKWIIKEYREYYFYRRPIWDIERQARGEEEEENVEPVIDVAFPERDRLAEILCHQPHDLTEDEIFQRRIEAIVSM, encoded by the exons ATGGCTTCCATGTCGCCGCTCAACACCGCTACCAGTGCCTCAGGGGCGTCCTCGAACGGTGGCAGTGTGTCACCCCAACAGACAGCGAGCTCCAAGAACGTCGCATTCGAGGTCTTGTTTCTCGATTCTCCCCAGTATCGTGCGCGCTTGCCCATGCGAGTGCAAATATACCCTCACGATACTACAGACTCGATTGTGACGACTGTCAAGAACTTTTATGGTCTGTACTCGGGTCCGACCGTGTCAAAGGGAGTCAGTTTTGAGGACGAACACGGTAACACCCTCATTGCTCGCTATGAAAACTTCCGCAATAACATGGTCGTCTACGTCAGGGTCATTGAGGAGCCCCCGGCAAATCCGGCCGCCTATTCTCTTCATCCCTATCACAGCGCCTTGATCAGCGGCCACCCCTACTATGGTGACCATGGCCATCCCGCTCATCAAGCCCAGCGCTTTGCGCAAGACATCTCCAGACCCAGCCCCCGATCATCGTGGAGACGAAGTCCTTCTCCCAACACTGCTCGTGGCCGAAGAAGCGCTTCTGTCAGGGCAAATGGCAAGAAGGGCCGCTCTCGCTCGTCCAAGAACCCGAGCTCCACCGCCCGGGGTCATACTGAACTCTACAGCAACAGCATACCGGGATACAGCAGCGCTGATGAGCATGGCTCGGCATATGGAAAGAgcaaggagcagcagcccACTACCGACATCAGTGTCGAGAACATTGTCGAGGGTGGATGTCGAAAAAGGGCCAAGTTTGAAAGCTCG GAGCTGCCCCCGTTGGCACCGCCTCAGATGCCGGTGGCGACTTCGAACCCGTCCGTCTCCCCTGCTCGCCGTGTTGAGCCTCATCGTCCAGCGATGCCCTACGTGCAGCCGCACCAAAATCCCTTCACGCACCCCCGCCCCTTGCAGTCACCGCAGGGTTATACCAATGGAGCCTCGCACTCCTACATGTACTCAACACCGGGCCCTGATGGTCGTCGCAGCCGCGGTAGCATCGGTTATGCCAGCAATGGCAGCGCAATTGGCATTCTTCCCACTCCTGACCCAACCATCGGTAGCTGCATGTccaaggaggacaaggatgTTGCCATCCAGCTGATGCGACTTGGCGAAATGTCCAACATCTCCCACGGCCGAACGTCTGCCTCGACCCTCGATGACACATTTAGCGGCAGAGCCAATGTCGCTTCATCGACTGGTGCTACTAGCGACGGTGAGAGCAAGCGCGAGCCTGAGCTCCCTCCTGCTCGTCGCCAAAAGCTCGATGCTTCCGGcgccatcgacaaggccTATCAGACTACCGAGGTGCACTTCATGGCCCCTCCTGAGACCGCTGAAGCCAGTGGTAACGACGCTGACTACGAAGATGGCGCTGATgattctcttctctccaacGGCAAGAGCAAACTAGTCAAGACCAACAAGGCGCCCACCAAGCACAAAAGCTCTGCCTCTATCTCCGGGTCAACATCATCCAAGACGACCAAGGACCCGCGCacctccaacaacaccaaagcTAAGAAGCTGCCTGCCACCGCCAACAGCCCAATGTCCCCAGCTTCTATGCCTCCGTCGCGGAAGCAGTCGGTCGCTTCTGCCGGACAGGTTGCGCCTATTCCCAGCGAAGAAGAGCTGCCCGATCTTTCTACGAAGCTACGCTGCCAGCGCTGCcggaagagcaagaagg TGTATCATCATCACACCTTGATCCCTACCTTTGGCCTCCGACCGCCCAACGTCGGTGGCAAGCCGGTGCTCAACGTGGACAATTTGCGTGTCACCCTGACTTTCAATATCGCCTACGATACTGGCATCTTCCCCGGCGAAAGGCATCGTATCCAGCTCGCCGGCTGCTACCAGCTCATGTGTTATACCGGACCC GATGGCCCTATCAAGGAACTCTTCGGTCAGAAGGCCGTCcagtcatcttcctctgATGCCAGCGAGGACGAGGCATTGGATGAAGACTCCGAGCAGCTCAACGGCCTTCTCTCGCAGGATCCAAAGGCTCTGTGCTATGAGGATATCCTGATGATGGTGCGACACCCTGTCACTGGACAATCCATACCAGCCATGACCATCAAATTCATCCATCGCAAGGGGGCTGATAACAAGCCCGAACC GAACCTATTCTACGTCACCCCCACCAAGAAGCTGCTCTTCTGTGCCGTTCGTACGATCCTCAACATTGCACTCCGCAATCAAGCCTTCGACGTGCCGAGCGTAACAAATGCATCCCGCTTGTTTGGAACGAAGCCTCCACGATTCATACAATGCATTCCGTTCCGGTGGAAGCAATTCAAGCTGAAGATGCCGGGTTTCCGACGGTACCGTGGCGCCACCCTCTCGGAAACCGAGGCTTTCCCGTACTCCAAGCTTAGAGACGATATGGGTCAGCAGAGCCTCGGTTCAGGACATGAGAACCGCTGGACGCCCAAGTTTGCTCGGCGAGGTGCCGCAAATGCCGCCAATG GGGACGCACCAGACTCTGTCCGCGACCAAATGATACGCCATGACCCTCG CGCTTTCCTCGAGGAAAAGCAGCAGAGTCAGCTGTTCCGGCTGTCCGCGCACGTCAGCCTCACGCGCGATCCTCAAGCCACGGACATGGTGCTCCAAGAGGTGTACGCAAGCTTGCCACTGGGCCCAAAGATTGTCGAGCTCGAAGAGCAATGCGCACAGCTCAAGCGGGGCAAGGACCGGATCGAGGGccatgaggacgaggaaaaGATCCGGAAGCTCACCAGTGAAATCCGCACCAAGCGCGCGCAACGTGAGAAGTGGATTATCAAAGAATACCGcgagtattatttttaccgCCGTCCCATCTGGGATATTGAAAGACAGGCacgaggggaagaagaggaggagaacgtGGAGCCTGTCATTGACGTCGCCTTCCCAGAACGCGATAGACTAGCGGAGATTCTCTGCCACCAGCCCCATGACTTAACTGAAGACGAGATCTTCCAACGTAGgatcgaggccatcgtctCCATGTAG
- a CDS encoding MHYT domain-containing protein: MTSYDLLGEYQNQIVPQSYNAGFVALSYVVSIVGAGSSLELINRRTGFRGLFNHLLLVSSAVTMGGVAIWCMHFIGNRAIDLANGEPEMQIAYSRGFTAVSFFIPILVLLAAFLAIGTNNTVSWWRVIIGGVLCGVATCSMHYLGNASIKNYTCVYRPVNIVGSAIIAVVASNVALFTFFVFRAVWTNSWQKRATSAAVLASAVSGMHWCAATGTRYRLRDIKSEGNEPSKGATVIVVICLSLGACFIIATSAIIRARNMRKSALRAQQVTLGAAVFDKGGRILIDPDGFIPSTVVTDSFLEKNTKDGFSISHPIFQWMFQASRNWSTISNFVGGMRRHISQLPHSSTHKDGRRGIQLISEYGEIIERYDVIFKELFCLAAAELADRFHEDMTSVGVLWDEIIPTGPGGKWPRAQSRMGSRLSLSWGMGDAHDDNQSGSDMAEKGLNARHQDFGRGLLMLLIRRVESDRDAERFVSAGYRFAELHQVSNIIRSCMQIQSSDFETKLRSMSTYTTKHNEAPPGVHIGFFSIRACVSSGFEILVQKDARHLLPSTALPLKTLENWHVQFLRRFENMPVSKILQSLKEEISARQNAQEIEFAGQLSETIKTLCEWTQEPLFEDAVLTSTMVRVPCRDDEEWVQLTMIVMRRVIPIHSVLSSPNCEFVPLSFFKMRQFSAQFQQEFIRGVHQEFGHVVKLADRREGSPDSEPGFLSKFWPFGRSDSLVATRMNSKTMAAVRGRRALSPNSRQARPSCGDIMMFQDITVDVEERKPRAEQGPGSEDSDTLTIAPTNSKTSPVAEIELQSMGHFRTNLQADLRVSNDIGTRKSSVNHTLPFVDILFVDTIESREKRTAREASG; the protein is encoded by the exons ATGACTTCCTACGACTTGCTTGGTGAGTATCAGAATCAAATCGTGCCCCAGAGCTACAATGCCGGCTTCGTCGCTCTCAGCTACGTTGTCAGCATTGTCGGCGCAGGCTCGAGCCTTGAGCTTATTAACAGACGAACCGGCTTCCGAGGCCTGTTCAACCA CCTGTTACTCGTGAGCTCGGCCGTTACCATGGGCGGAGTAGCCATCTGGTGCATG CATTTCATTGGAAACAGAGCCATCGATCTTGCCAACGGAGAACCCGAGATGCAAATAGCCTACTCGAGGGGGTTCACAGCTGTATCCTTCTTCATCCCTATCCTCGTCTTGCTGGCCGCCTTTCTCGCAATCGGCACCAATAATACCGTTTCCTGGTGGAGAGTTATTATCGGCGGTGTTCTCTGCGGCGTTGCCACCTGCAGTATGCACTATCTCGGGAACGCGTCTATCAAAAACTATACCTGTGTATATCGGCCAGTTAATATCGTCGGATctgccatcatcgccgtcgtTGCCAGCAACGTTGCCCTCTTCACGTTCTTTGTCTTTAGAGCTGTGTGGACCAATTCGTGGCAGAAGCGAGCCACCTCGGCTGCGGTCCTTGCAAGTGCTGTGTCAGGGATGCATTGGTGTGCCGCTACTGGAACTCGCTATCGACTCAGAGATATCAAGTCTGAGGGTAATGAGCCCTCTAAAGGTGCAACTGTCATTGTGGTTATCTGTTTG TCTCTCGGTGCCTGTTTCATCATTGCTACCTCAGCCATTATTCGCGCGAGGAACATGAGAAAGTCGGCCCTTCGAGCGCAGCAGGTCACACTGGGAGCGGCCGTCTTTGACAAGGGCGGAAGAATTCTCATTGACCCTGATGGATTCATTCCCAGTACTGTTGTCACTGACTCCTTTCTGGAAAAG AATACCAAAGACGGCTTTAGCATCAGTCACCCAATCTTCCAATGGATGTTCCAGGCATCAAGAAACTGGAGTACTATCTCGAACTTTGTCGGCGGTATGAGGCGGCACATATCACAGTTGCCGCATTCTAGTACTCACAAGGACGGACGACGTGGCATTCAGCTCATTAGCGAGTATGGAGAGATAATTGAACGCTACGACGTCATTTTTAAGGAGCTTTTCTGTCTTGCCGCAGCCGAGCTTGCGGACCGGTTTCATGAGGATATGACCTCAGTAGGTGTCTTGTGGGATGAGATTATCCCTACAGGCCCGGGCGGCAAGTGGCCACGAGCCCAATCTCGAATGGGCTCTCGTCTAAGTCTCTCTTGGGGAATGGGAGACGCTCATGATGACAACCAAAGCGGCTCTGACATGGCAGAGAAGGGACTCAACGCTCGACACCAGGACTTTGGGCGCGGCTTACTGATGTTGTTAATTCGCCGCGTCGAGTCGGATCGGGACGCCGAGCGTTTTGTGTCAGCCGGTTATCGTTTCGCCGAGCTCCATCAGGTCAGCAATATCATCAGGTCGTGCATGCAGATTCAGAGTTCCGATTTTGAGACGAAACTCCGATCCATGTCGACATACACAACCAAGCACAACGAGGCACCCCCAGGTGTTCATATAGGATTCTTCTCCATCCGAGCCTGCGTCAGCTCCGGATTCGAGATTCTGGTACAGAAGGACGCCCGACATCTTCTCCCATCCACGGCTCTTCCACTTAAGACACTCGAGAACTGGCATGTACAGTTCCTCAGGCGGTTTGAAAACATGCCAGTTTCCAAAATACTTCAAAGTCTGAAGGAGGAGATCTCGGCGCGGCAAAACGCTCAGGAGATCGAGTTTGCGGGTCAGCTATCAGAGACCATCAAGACGCTGTGTGAGTGGACACAAGAGCCCCTTTTTGAAGACGCAGTCCTCACGTCTACCATGGTTCGTGTACCCTGccgagacgatgaagaatgGGTGCAATTGACCATGATTGTGATGCGGCGGGTGATTCCCATTCACTCAGTGCTGTCGAGCCCCAACTGTGAATTTGTGCCTCTTAGCTTTTTCAAGATGCGCCAGTTCTCAGCACAATTTCAACAAGAATTTATACGAGGGGTACACCAAGAGTTTGGGCACGTCGTCAAGTTGGCGGATAGGCGTGAGGGATCCCCAGATAGCGAACCTGGCTTCCTATCCAAGTTCTGGCCGTTTGGGCGGTCCGATAGTTTAGTGGCCACAAGGATGAATAGCAAGACTATGGCGGCGGTGAGGGGACGACGCGCCTTGTCGCCCAACTCACGACAGGCCCGGCCGTCATGTGGAGATATCATGATGTTTCAAGACATCACGGTCGACGTTGAAGAAAGAAAGCCGAGAGCAGAGCAAGGGCCCGGATCGGAAGACTCAGACACGCTCACGATCGCACCGACTAATTCAAAGACATCACCGGTAGCAGAGATTGAACTCCAGTCGATGGGCCACTTCAGAACCAACTTGCAGGCGGACTTACGGGTGTCCAACGACATTGGGACACGTAAAAGTTCAGTGAACCATACGTTGCCGTTTGTGGATATTCTTTTTGTCGACACGATTGAGAGCCGCGAGAAAAGGACGGCGAGAGAGGCGAGCGGTTGA
- a CDS encoding Glucanase yields MASLALLFFGVVVQLAAGQTPGNTTEVHPRLDTFRCTVLGGCKKHTNYIVVESSQHPIRQASNGFHCGNWGERPNSTACPDAASCAKNCIIESVPDYQVQGISTSGSELRLRQMHKNVTVSPRVYLLDENEQEYDMMYLTGSELAFDVEMSKLPCGMNSALYLSEMLVDGGKSLSPHNKAGAYYGTGYCDAQCFGNIAGRGSCCNELDIWEANSRATHIAPHPCSEPGLYECTGAECGSEGVCDKSGCGWNPNRHRNTDYYGRGGSFKVDSTRKFTVVTQFLADKNGALKELHRHYVQDNKIIESATVTLPGVPKVNFMNDEYCSATGAGAFTRLGGMKGMGESMTRGMVLVMSLWWDEGGFMNWLDQGEAGPCNATEGSPASILKIEPNPEVTFSNIRIGEINSTFSLGSHCRRDSVLRAVEKPHVRHHLHQHQRRHSL; encoded by the exons ATGGCTTCTCTTGcacttctcttctttggcgTGGTCGTCCAACTGGCTGCTGGTCAGACGCCCGGCAACACAACCGAGGTGCATCCCAGGCTTGACACGTTCCGATGCACAGTCCTCGGCGGCTGCAAGAAGCATACAAACTacatcgtcgtcgagtcGAGCCAGCACCCCATTCGCCAAGCCTCCAACGGCTTCCACTGCGGCAACTGGGGCGAGCGGCCAAACAGCACGGCATGTCCCGATGCTGCGTCTTGCGCCAAAAACTGCATCATCGAGAGCGTCCCCGACTACCAAGTCCAGGGAATCAGCACATCCGGCAGCGAGCTCCGCCTCCGGCAGATGCACAAAAACGTCACAGTCTCTCCTCGGGTTTACCTGCTGGACGAGAACGAGCAAGAATACGACATGATGTATCTTACAGGTTCCGAGCTGGCGTTTGACGTCGAAATGTCAAAGCTGCCTTGCGGCATGAACAGCGCTCTCTACCTTTCCGAGATGCTAGTGGATGGTGGCAAGAGCCTGAGTCCTCATAACAAGGCCGGGGCGTACTACGGTACTGGATATTGCGACGCCCAGTGTTTC GGCAACATTGCTGGTCGAGGTTCATGCTGCAACGAGCTTGACATCTGGGAGGCAAACTCTCGAGCTACCCACATTGCACCTCACCCTTGCAGCGAACCCGGCCTCTACGAATGCACCGGTGCGGAGTGCGGCTCCGAGGGTGTATGCGATAAGTCGGGCTGCGGATGGAACCCCAACCGCCACCGCAACACCGACTACTATGGACGCGGCGGCTCTTTCAAGGTCGACAGCACACGAAAGTTCACCGTGGTGACCCAGTTCCTAGCCGATAAGAATGGTGCCCTCAAAGAGTTGCACCGACACTACGTGCAGGACAACAAGATCATCGAGAGCGCAACCGTGACTCTCCCCGGCGTCCCCAAAGTCAACTTTATGAACGACGAATACTGCTCAGCCACGGGCGCCGGCGCATTCACAAGACTCGGCGGCATGAAGGGCATGGGCGAGTCCATGACCCGCGGCATGGTCCTCGTCATGAGTCTCTGGTGGGACGAAGGCGGCTTCATGAACTGGCTTGACCAAGGCGAGGCCGGACCTTGCAACGCCACCGAGGGCAGTCCCGCCTCGATTCTCAAGATTGAGCCAAACCCAGAGGTGACTTTCAGCAACATTAGGATCGGCGAGATCAACtcgaccttctccttgggctcTCATTGTAGGCGGGATAGCGTTCTGAGGGCGGTAGAGAAGCCTCATGTACGGCATCATcttcaccagcaccagcgtcGACACAGCCTCTAG